TTGCGCTGCTCTCCGGTGTCATCTTCGTTGCGGTGCTCGTCGCAGTCGAATGGCCCTTCGCAAAATTCCTCATGTCCCACGCCAGCCAGAACCGATTCTTCGGCACCATGTACTTCGACTACGGCACGCCTCCCAACAGCTACGAGCGCCTGCGCCGCTTCTTCCATCCGGATTCCGGCATGACGCTTTATCTCGGCCTGCTGCGCGCTTCCCTCTTCGCCGCCATCTCCACCTGGCTCGGCCTCCTCTTCGGCCGCTGGATGCGTGGAGTGCAGCGATGATCCTCGCCAACTACAAGCGACTGCTCTTTGCATTCATCGCCGCGCTGCTCTTCGCCAGCAGCGCCTACGCGCACGTCGGCAACAAAGACATCTACCAGACCGTCACCGTTGGCCCTTACAACCTCTTCATCACCATCCGCACACCGCTCGTCATCCCCGGCGTAGCCATCATCGAAGTCCGCTCCAGCGGAGCTCCGGTTAGCACCCTGACCATCACCCCACTCCCGCTCACCGGTGAAGCATCGAAGCACCCACCCACTCCGGACGCAATGAAAGTTTCGTCCAGCGATCGCCAGTTCTTCACCGGTTCGCTTTGGATCATGGAGTCCGGCTCGTGGCAGATCCGCTTCGGTATCGATGGCGCCGCCGGAAACGCAACCGCCAGCGTGCCCGTCCCGGCCGTTGCCCGGGGTGTGCTCCGCATGCAGCGCCCGCTCGGCCTCATGCTCGGCCTGCTCGGCTGCATTCTCGTACTCGGAATCGTCGGGATCGTCATGGCAGCCGCGCGCGAAGCACGCCTAGTTCCCGGTGCCACTCCGAATTCCGCGCGACGCCGCCTCGCTCTCATCGCCGGTGCAGCCGCCTTCATCATCTGCGTCGCGATTATCTACCTTGGCGGCAAGTGGTGGAACGTCGAAGCTGCAGATTACGCCGCGGACATACATCACAACTCCGAGCTGCGCGCCACGCTGACCGGCAATCAACTCGCCCTCCTGATTGGAGATCCCGACCCCCAACCTGACGGCCCATGGAAGCCCGTCAAGAACTCCAATCTCCTCACCGATCACGGGCACCTCATGCACCTCTACGCAATCCGCTGGCCGCAGATGGACGCAGTCTTCCACCTCCATCCCGTACCCACCGGCAAGAGCGGCTTCACGGACCCTCTCCCTGCGATGCCGCCAGGCACCTATCACCTCTATGCAGACGTCGTCTTCCCCAACGGCTTCCCCGAAACGGAAACCGCAAACCTCACCGTCCCAGCCGGCATGCCCGCATCGCCACTCGGCAGCGAGGATGCAAGCGCCACGCCGCCGCCACTCTCCTCTGGTGAACTCGGACCCGCCTGCAAACTCCCCGACGGCTACACGATGGCCTGGGACAAACCCGCAACCCTGTCCGCAAACACTCCCTACGATCTCGTCTTCCACCTGCTCGACCCGCAGGGCCGCCCGGCAACCGACATGCAGCCATATCTCGGCATGGCTGGACACGCTGCCTTCGTCAAGACCGACGGCACCGCCTTCGCCCACACCCATCCAGAAGGCTCCGCCGCGATGCCGGCCGTCATGCTCGCCAATGAGTCCGACTCGATGGCCGGCATGCCCGACACGATGAACATGGCCGCCGAGGCAATCTCCTCCACCGTCGCCTTCCCCTACGGCTTCCCCTCCGCCGGCCCTTATCGCATTTTCATCCAGATGAAGCACGGAAACACCGTCGAGACCGGTGTCTTCGACGCATCCGTTCACTAACTCAATCCCGTCCGCATCCAACACACAGTGCCGCTCCCACTTCCATCACCCATCCTGCCCATGCTCGCCAAGCGCGTGGACGAAATCCCCTCCAACGCCGACGCCTGGGTCTTCGAACCCAAGTGGGACGGCTTCCGCACCGTCATCTTTCGCAGCGGCGACGAGCTGCTCATCCAAAGCCGCGACGGCAAGCCCCTCGATCGCTACTTCCCCGAGCTCCGCGATCCCCTCCTCAAGCAACTCCCGCAGCAATGCGTCCTCGACGGCGAAATCGTCATCGCCAGCGACGGCGGTCTCGACTTCGATGCCCTCACGCTCCGCATTCACCCGGCCGCCTCGCGCGTAAAGACACTCGCCGCGCAGCTTCCCGCCTCCGTCGTCTTCTTCGACCTGTTGCAGCTCGACGACCGCGACCTCCGCAACGAGCCCTTCACTACACGCCGCGCCGAGCTCGAACGCATCCTCAAAAACCTCCGCGCTCCCCTGCACCTCACACCCGCAACCCGCGACCGCGACACCGCGCAGGACTGGTTCACGCGCTTCGAAGGCGCCGGTCTCGACGGCGTAATCGCCAAGCCCATCGCCGGCCCTTACACGCCCGACAAGCGCACCATGCTCAAGATCAAGCACGAGCGCGACTGCGATTGCGTCGTCGCCGGCTTCCGCTGGCACAAGGACGGCCAGGGCACCGCCGTCGGCTCACTTCTGCTCGGCCTCTATGACGCCGCCGGCAAGCTCCAGCATGTCGGCGTCTGCGCCAGCTTCACCGCCGCCAAACGCAAAGAGCTCGTCAAGTTCCTCGAGCCCTATCGCAAAGACGCCTTGCGCAACCACCCATGGGCAGACTGGCAAAGCGGAGTCGCACAGGCCAGCGGCCGCATGCCCGGCGGCCAATCGCGCTGGAGCGCAGGCAAAGACCTCAGCTGGGAGCCGCTCCGCATCGAGCTCGTTGTCGAGGTCGCCTACGAGCACATGCAGGGCACTCGCTTCCGTCACCTCGCCCACTTCCGCCGCTGGCGCCCCGACAAGCCCACCGCCACCTGCACCTACGAGCAGCTCGAAGTCGTCCCACCCCTCGAACTCATGACCATCTTCCCCGAGCGCTCCTAACCCGCTCTTCCTAACTCCTCACCCCTAACTCCTAACTCTCTTTGCGCCACTCCCGCGTCGGATCATCATCCGGATCAGGCACACCCTGCGTCGGCCGCAACGCCTCCGGCACATGCCGCAGGTTCACGCGAATCCGATACCACACATACGAAGCCCCGCGCATACGGTCCACCAGCACATCATCCACCGCCAGCAACGCCGCAGCCTCGGCGTGCTGTTGTTTCCAACGCTCCAGTCCCGCCTCCGCCGCAGCTTTGTCCGGACTCTGCGCCACCACGATCAGCGGCATCTTC
This Acidobacteriaceae bacterium DNA region includes the following protein-coding sequences:
- a CDS encoding ATP-dependent DNA ligase: MPLPLPSPILPMLAKRVDEIPSNADAWVFEPKWDGFRTVIFRSGDELLIQSRDGKPLDRYFPELRDPLLKQLPQQCVLDGEIVIASDGGLDFDALTLRIHPAASRVKTLAAQLPASVVFFDLLQLDDRDLRNEPFTTRRAELERILKNLRAPLHLTPATRDRDTAQDWFTRFEGAGLDGVIAKPIAGPYTPDKRTMLKIKHERDCDCVVAGFRWHKDGQGTAVGSLLLGLYDAAGKLQHVGVCASFTAAKRKELVKFLEPYRKDALRNHPWADWQSGVAQASGRMPGGQSRWSAGKDLSWEPLRIELVVEVAYEHMQGTRFRHLAHFRRWRPDKPTATCTYEQLEVVPPLELMTIFPERS